The following is a genomic window from Engystomops pustulosus chromosome 11, aEngPut4.maternal, whole genome shotgun sequence.
TTTTTTGTAACAAATCAACAATTCAGTTATCaaaatttagcacatttttttacttcattttctCCCATGTTCGTGGCTGTCTCTCCTTGTCAGAGCTGGTGAATGTGAAGCTGAGATCTTACTATACATAGTCTCCCggtgatatctatctatatagccatgtattataactgtagcagccaatcacagctcagctttcattcatatcaagcgctaataaaatgaaagcagcgctgtgattggttaatatgGGTAACACTACTTTACTATAAACCGCTCATGTATAACTGCCTTATGTATAACAATGGGACATAGTTAGGCATATGTCAGACTAACTTGGACCTATAgatgtatatggcaggtataAGGTCACCACCTGGACACTATTATGCAAATGGCTTTACTGGTgattaaaaagtataaaatacacctaAAATACACCTAAAATGTCCTAGTAATATAAATGCTAGCTAACGTGGTACCTGTGATGGAGCATGAAAACTTCCAGATGCTAATTGTATCCAGTCCGAATTCCTGTTATTCACCTGAATGGTCCAAAGAGGTTTCTGCATCCAAGAGATTGGTATATAGATGAGGTTCTACAAGTGGTGCACTTTGAATAAGTCAGTAATAATGTGGAGCAGCCCCGGCCAGCTAGACGGTTTCGTTGGAGTGGCGAAGAAAACCGTGACTTTCCAAACGCATCGAGGAGAAGTGTTCATTTGGACGACCCGTAGATTGAGTGACGTCACTCCAACGGAACTGTCTAGCGGGTtgcagccaccggccggggctgctcCGCATTATTGCTGACTTATTCACCACTTGTAGAACCTCATCTATATACCAATCTCTTGGATGCAGAAACCTCTTTGGACCATTCAGGTGAATAACAGGAATTTGGACTGGATACAATTAGCATCTGGAAGTTTTCATGCTCCATCACAGGTACCACGTTAGCTAGCACTTATATTACTAGGACAGCGcaggtgtattttatactttttaatcACCATTACTTATTTGAAGGAATAGTGTGGCTACCCCTTCCTCCACCAGCGAAGTCCAACCACACTCCAAATTGTCTACTCTGGCTTTTTTGCGCCATTTGAAATTGTATTGATTTGTCTAAATGTCTTTACTATAGGCCGAAATATTTTTGGCTGTCCTATCAGAAgttgatatactgatatatgagtaactcccagaattctgttcttctctctcccctatagGATAATCTGACTGGACGCACCTATGTCCAAGTCCTGTCCCGCAGGGCACTGGAGCCGGAGGCTAAACACACTTGGATCAAATCCTACAAGGACGgggtaaataattctagagacgtcatcagccatcaccacattatacataacatgtgatattggggttatctggggttcacctcctccatgacatcttatcaataagatgtcattgatctgaaagtaatgtttctatttttatgtcccaCAGCCAGGTCGTTCCCCTGCCTCCTATAATTTGGCTGCTGTGACACATGATGGACCAGAAGACCTGATGCCAGAGTCACCTGAGCCCTGCTGGATTGTTAGATCGGTAaggaggccattactatatagtcatggactcaccatgtcccataactgctgctgatgctattgatgatgatgatggaggtgatgatgaatTGAGGGAAAATGATCCTAATTTGACAATTAATATGTATTGACAGGAGAATTTCCTACCACTGGATCCGGCTCCTGAGTGTAGTGCAGAAACAACGCCGCTAGACTGGGACAAGATCAGCGAGCACTGCAGCATCACGGTAATGTCTCTTCTCCTCTATGATCCACACACGacttatagacaatggggcagatttactaatattcTCTAAAAGAAAGTGCAAGATAAACTGGAGCGTGTTATCAAGTACATGATTTACAAATTTAGTGTGTGGTGTCCGCTGTGTGTACAATTTTTGGTGCTTTTCCATAGTAAATCTGGACCCGTGTTTATAGTTGAATGGAGGATTCATTTGCTTTCTATCGCTCTAAATTTCTGTGTATCCAAATTCTCAACAGGATGAACCAGAAACCCCCGGGGAGAAAAGAAGATCTTCTGGATCCAAATGGAGAAAAAGACTGAGGAGCATCTTCTGCATGGTGAGGAGATCTCAGTCTAGGACATGTATCTCAGCCTGGTGATACATGCCGTGTATCTCAGGATCTCATTCACAAGTGACTGGACTCGTGATACACACATCATCATCAGCTTTCTCTTATGTTTCCTCTGTAGAGCCGGGAATCAGTGAAGGTGACCCCTTTCACACCAGCTCTCAGAAGACCCAGCACAAAGGACTTTGGGTGCCAAGTCACCGAAGAAGATCTCAGCCTTGGGCCAAAAGTCACCGTGATCCATGTGAAACCGATGAAACATTCCTGTATGGTTGACACTTCAACCCAGGTCGATAAGGATGAGATAAGTTCTTAGGTAGGTGGATGCACATCAGTACATTGTGACAAGGACAACATCAAGGAGATCTGAGATTCTGCAGATCGGAGTCTTCAGAACTTGTCCAGTGACTTTGCAAATTCTTTAATTTACTTCTCTTGTCCCGATATCACATATTATTTTACTATTACATGTCTAGAGCTGAGTTGATGCTACTGCTGTTTTCCTCTTAGTTTGGAAAAGTGCATTATGGGAGCTCAAAAAATATAATTACAACATACACTGACTGATTTTTGGCTTTAGCGTTGGATTATATGACCTAATGTGAGACTTTACAATGAAAATAatccagagatttttttttttttgcagctttcattCACGAAGGAT
Proteins encoded in this region:
- the LOC140105575 gene encoding uncharacterized protein isoform X1; protein product: MMERFFDKLTGRTRVQVLSRRALEPEAKRTWIKSYKDGPGRSPAFYDLAAAIHDGPGDLMPGPPEPCWIDRSESFLPLDPAPECSAETTPLDLDCIITDNLTGRTYVQVLSRRALEPEAKHTWIKSYKDGPGRSPASYNLAAVTHDGPEDLMPESPEPCWIVRSENFLPLDPAPECSAETTPLDWDKISEHCSITDEPETPGEKRRSSGSKWRKRLRSIFCMSRESVKVTPFTPALRRPSTKDFGCQVTEEDLSLGPKVTVIHVKPMKHSCMVDTSTQVDKDEISS
- the LOC140105575 gene encoding uncharacterized protein isoform X2, producing the protein MMERFFDKLTGRTRVQVLSRRALEPEAKRTWIKSYKDGESFLPLDPAPECSAETTPLDLDCIITDNLTGRTYVQVLSRRALEPEAKHTWIKSYKDGPGRSPASYNLAAVTHDGPEDLMPESPEPCWIVRSENFLPLDPAPECSAETTPLDWDKISEHCSITDEPETPGEKRRSSGSKWRKRLRSIFCMSRESVKVTPFTPALRRPSTKDFGCQVTEEDLSLGPKVTVIHVKPMKHSCMVDTSTQVDKDEISS